The Nocardioides panzhihuensis genome has a segment encoding these proteins:
- a CDS encoding anthranilate synthase family protein: MTTNSPARTAIEEITGHEAWAIIRRSSRAGDRDTVGMLAGSRSVVESLLDVPLEEGTPEPGKVADRLLAVPFRQVSERGFEAHDDGTPLVVVDVEREWEFSVAEVIEALPDVPVEFTDRGGFDVDDDAYADLVKTVIEDEIGQGEGANFVIGRHYRAQLDDWNHERALTVLRRLLERERGAYWTYCFFTGDRYLIGASPERHVSVHGGDVRMNPISGTFRLPRDLEGSPEKIAHDLKGQLTDFLKDQKEVYELFMVVDEELKMMCDICDQGGQVLGPFLKPMSRLIHTEYLLAGRSARDPREILRDTMYAATVTGSPVENACRMIKKYEPEGRGYYAAALALLGRDESGAPTVDSPIVIRTADVSLSGELKVSAGATLVRDSDPDYEVAETHAKAGGILSAFGLVPAAPALAQDVSELVNDEDLLLTLAARNRRLSSFWLTDQGDEEPSAHLAGKHAVILDGEDDFVRMLRHVLRVLGMTSSVVRHEDYEAGAFEGADLVIVGPGPGDPRDGSDPKMAKLRAAVALLLETGQPFLAVCLGHQALCHQLGIGLHYKDIVFQGTQTRVGLGFGGRPRRERVGFYNTFVGRVGAMALPAGVSVDADPETGDIHAISGPHYAGIQFHAESVLTERGYDLIHDVVSDLLAQ; the protein is encoded by the coding sequence ATGACGACCAACAGCCCCGCCCGAACCGCGATCGAAGAGATCACGGGGCACGAGGCGTGGGCGATCATCCGACGCTCCTCGCGGGCCGGCGACCGGGACACGGTCGGGATGCTGGCGGGCAGCAGGTCGGTGGTCGAGTCGCTGCTCGACGTACCTCTCGAGGAGGGCACCCCGGAGCCGGGGAAGGTGGCCGACCGGCTGCTCGCGGTGCCGTTCCGGCAGGTGAGCGAGCGGGGTTTCGAGGCCCACGACGACGGCACGCCGCTGGTGGTCGTCGACGTGGAGCGCGAGTGGGAGTTCTCCGTCGCCGAGGTGATCGAGGCGCTGCCGGACGTCCCGGTCGAGTTCACCGACCGCGGTGGGTTCGACGTGGACGACGACGCCTACGCCGATCTGGTCAAGACGGTCATCGAGGACGAGATCGGCCAGGGCGAGGGTGCCAACTTCGTGATCGGCCGCCATTACCGGGCCCAGCTCGACGACTGGAACCACGAGCGTGCGCTCACCGTGCTGCGCCGCCTTCTGGAGCGCGAGCGCGGGGCGTACTGGACCTACTGCTTCTTCACCGGCGACCGCTATCTCATCGGGGCTTCGCCCGAGCGCCACGTGAGCGTCCACGGCGGCGACGTCCGGATGAACCCGATCTCCGGCACGTTCCGGCTGCCGCGGGACCTCGAGGGCAGCCCGGAGAAGATCGCCCACGACCTCAAAGGACAGCTGACCGACTTCCTGAAGGATCAGAAGGAGGTCTACGAGCTCTTCATGGTGGTCGACGAGGAGCTCAAGATGATGTGCGACATCTGCGACCAGGGCGGCCAGGTGCTCGGGCCGTTCCTGAAGCCGATGTCGCGGCTGATCCACACCGAGTATCTGCTGGCGGGGCGGTCGGCGCGGGACCCGCGCGAGATCCTGCGCGACACGATGTACGCCGCCACGGTCACCGGCTCGCCGGTGGAGAACGCGTGCCGGATGATCAAGAAGTACGAGCCGGAGGGCCGTGGCTACTACGCCGCGGCGCTCGCGCTGCTCGGCCGTGACGAGTCCGGTGCGCCGACGGTGGATTCGCCGATCGTGATCCGGACCGCGGATGTGTCGCTGAGCGGGGAGCTCAAGGTGAGTGCCGGGGCGACGCTGGTGCGCGACTCCGATCCTGACTATGAGGTGGCCGAGACGCACGCCAAGGCCGGCGGGATCCTGTCGGCCTTCGGGCTGGTGCCGGCCGCGCCGGCGCTCGCGCAGGACGTCTCCGAGCTGGTCAACGACGAGGACCTGCTGCTGACCCTGGCTGCGCGCAACCGCCGGCTGTCGTCGTTCTGGCTGACCGACCAGGGCGACGAAGAGCCCTCGGCCCACCTCGCCGGCAAGCACGCGGTGATCCTCGACGGCGAGGACGACTTCGTACGCATGCTCCGCCACGTCCTCCGTGTGCTCGGCATGACCTCCTCGGTCGTGCGGCACGAGGACTACGAGGCCGGTGCCTTCGAGGGGGCCGATCTCGTCATCGTCGGACCCGGGCCGGGTGACCCGCGCGACGGTTCTGATCCCAAGATGGCCAAGCTGCGCGCCGCGGTGGCGTTGCTGCTCGAGACGGGGCAGCCGTTCCTGGCGGTCTGCCTCGGGCACCAGGCGCTGTGCCACCAGCTCGGGATCGGGCTGCACTACAAGGACATCGTCTTCCAGGGCACCCAGACCCGCGTCGGTCTCGGCTTCGGTGGGCGGCCCCGCCGTGAGCGCGTCGGCTTCTACAACACGTTCGTCGGGCGGGTGGGGGCGATGGCGCTGCCCGCGGGAGTGTCGGTGGATGCTGACCCCGAGACGGGTGACATCCATGCCATCTCCGGGCCGCACTACGCCGGCATCCAGTTCCATGCGGAGTCGGTCCTCACCGAGCGCGGCTACGACCTCATCCACGACGTAGTCAGCGATCTGCTAGCCCAATGA
- a CDS encoding anthranilate synthase component II yields MSARVVVVDHHDSYVWSLVHMIAQVTGEMPDVVEHDEVKLEDLGGYTHVVLSPGPGHPADPADFAVGRDVLLEAGRPVLGVCLGMQGLVTAYGGVVDRIEPSHGEVARVTHDGCGVFAGLPAALEAVRYHSLAAVSVPDVLEVTARSEDGVVMGVRHRSLPLEGVQFHPESVLSQHGAAMVANFLRRPSAGAR; encoded by the coding sequence ATGAGCGCACGCGTGGTCGTGGTCGACCACCACGACTCCTACGTGTGGAGCCTGGTCCACATGATCGCGCAGGTCACGGGGGAGATGCCGGACGTCGTCGAACACGACGAGGTGAAGCTCGAGGACCTCGGGGGCTACACCCACGTGGTGCTGTCGCCCGGCCCCGGCCACCCTGCCGATCCGGCGGACTTCGCGGTCGGGCGGGACGTGCTCCTGGAGGCCGGCCGGCCCGTCCTCGGCGTCTGTCTGGGGATGCAGGGGCTGGTGACCGCCTACGGCGGCGTCGTCGACCGCATCGAGCCTTCCCATGGTGAGGTGGCTCGGGTGACGCACGACGGGTGCGGGGTCTTCGCGGGCCTCCCGGCGGCGCTCGAGGCCGTCCGCTACCACTCGCTCGCGGCGGTCTCGGTCCCTGATGTCCTCGAGGTGACGGCCCGCTCCGAGGACGGGGTCGTGATGGGCGTACGTCACCGGTCGCTGCCGCTGGAGGGCGTGCAGTTCCACCCCGAGTCGGTGCTCTCGCAGCATGGCGCGGCGATGGTCGCGAACTTCCTGCGGCGGCCGAGCGCGGGGGCGCGGTGA
- a CDS encoding chorismate-binding protein — protein sequence MSAEDLFAEVARAHPRCVWLDGGGAREWSGSRSLIGWLEDDDVSLTYSAARREVLRHVDGRSEVVGDDIWQVLEREVGAGEQWFGYLGYACRADLPAAPSRDVPDAVWMRPSHIRLFEHDPVGLDTPPPSGSGGSTDGGSAGRAARPPAAERVETNTVSAAYAQAFAQIQEALRAGDTYEANLTYRTAVHTAADPVETYLRLRSINPAPYAGFLQHDVAGHATWLLSSSPERYALIDADRTIETRPIKGTTPRGATDQEDAANAEHLRTDPKLRSENLMITDLLRNDLAMVCEPGTVDVPGLMRVESYPSVHQLVSTVRGRLRDEITTIEALRRLFPAGSMTGAPKLRTMEIIERAEQELGGPRAAYAGAFGWISGDGPADLGVVIRTLTTHDTRTWQIGTGGGITVRSDVAEEAAEARLKADRVRASLDR from the coding sequence GTGAGCGCCGAGGATCTCTTCGCCGAGGTGGCCCGTGCCCACCCCCGCTGCGTCTGGCTCGACGGCGGAGGGGCGCGTGAATGGTCGGGCAGCCGGTCCTTGATCGGCTGGCTGGAGGACGACGACGTCTCGCTGACCTACTCGGCCGCGCGGCGTGAGGTGCTGCGGCACGTCGACGGCCGGTCCGAGGTCGTCGGGGACGACATCTGGCAGGTCCTCGAGCGTGAGGTGGGTGCGGGGGAGCAGTGGTTCGGCTACCTCGGCTACGCCTGCCGAGCCGATCTCCCCGCTGCCCCGTCCAGAGACGTCCCGGATGCTGTCTGGATGCGGCCGTCGCACATCCGGCTCTTCGAGCACGACCCTGTTGGTCTCGACACGCCTCCGCCTAGCGGCTCCGGCGGCTCGACCGACGGAGGCTCCGCTGGTCGAGCCGCGAGGCCGCCCGCGGCCGAGCGTGTCGAGACCAACACGGTCTCCGCCGCGTACGCCCAAGCCTTCGCCCAGATCCAGGAAGCCCTCCGGGCGGGCGACACGTACGAGGCCAACCTGACCTACCGCACGGCGGTCCACACCGCGGCCGACCCGGTGGAGACCTACCTGAGGCTGCGAAGCATCAACCCCGCCCCGTACGCAGGGTTCCTCCAGCACGACGTCGCCGGCCACGCGACGTGGCTGCTGAGCTCGAGCCCGGAGCGGTACGCGCTGATCGACGCCGACCGGACGATCGAGACCCGGCCGATCAAGGGGACCACGCCGCGGGGCGCGACGGATCAGGAGGACGCGGCCAACGCCGAGCACCTGCGGACCGACCCCAAGCTCCGCAGCGAGAACCTGATGATCACCGACCTGCTCCGCAACGATCTGGCGATGGTCTGCGAGCCGGGGACGGTGGACGTGCCCGGCCTGATGCGGGTCGAGTCCTACCCGAGCGTCCACCAGCTCGTGAGCACCGTGCGCGGTCGGCTCAGGGACGAGATCACCACGATCGAGGCACTGCGGAGGCTCTTCCCCGCCGGGTCGATGACCGGCGCGCCCAAGCTGCGCACGATGGAGATCATCGAGCGTGCCGAGCAGGAGCTCGGCGGGCCGAGGGCGGCGTACGCCGGGGCTTTCGGTTGGATCTCCGGGGACGGACCGGCCGATCTGGGCGTCGTCATCCGCACGCTGACGACCCACGACACCCGCACCTGGCAGATCGGCACCGGCGGGGGGATCACGGTCAGATCCGACGTCGCCGAGGAGGCGGCCGAGGCGAGGTTGAAGGCCGATCGGGTGCGCGCTTCCCTCGACAGATGA
- the zwf gene encoding glucose-6-phosphate dehydrogenase, with translation MATIDDKALPHVIVLFGATGDLARRKLLPGLLRLNEAGLMTDAQIVGTSLEEMSDEQFMAFAREACEEFGKGDITDERWKAFGGMLSYVSTKEGPHALADAVKLAEKKLQGAGSDIRRLHYLSVPPRAAQDVIRQLEEADLVERARIIMEKPFGTDLESAKELNAKIHEVFSEEQIFRIDHFLGKEAAQNILAFRFANGLFEPIWNRNFIDHVQIDIPETLGLEGRTAFYESTGAYRDMVVTHLMQVLAFMAMEPPTSLAPDPIGEEKNKVFRSIQPLKPKNVVRGQYSGYRGKNEVADDSDTETFIAMKVIIDNWRWAGVPFFLRTGKKLAEGARIISIAFKEPPLTMFPANSGAGTQGPDHLTFDLADQSKMSLSFYGKRPGPGMKLEKLSMQFSTQDTTSSTGVLEAYERLIHDAMRGDHTLFTTAEGIETLWEISQPLLENPPPVRLYAPGSWGPNSIHQLIAPHAWRLPFERSWRETKKH, from the coding sequence ATGGCGACCATCGATGACAAAGCCCTGCCACATGTGATCGTGCTCTTCGGTGCGACGGGTGATCTGGCGCGCCGCAAGCTCCTGCCTGGCCTGCTCAGACTCAACGAGGCCGGGCTGATGACGGACGCGCAGATCGTCGGCACCTCGCTGGAGGAGATGTCCGACGAGCAGTTCATGGCGTTCGCGCGCGAGGCGTGCGAGGAGTTCGGCAAGGGCGACATCACCGACGAGCGGTGGAAGGCCTTCGGCGGGATGCTCTCCTACGTCTCGACCAAGGAAGGCCCGCACGCACTGGCCGACGCGGTGAAGCTCGCCGAGAAGAAGCTCCAGGGCGCAGGCAGCGACATCCGTCGCCTCCACTACCTCAGCGTCCCGCCGAGGGCCGCCCAAGACGTGATCCGTCAGCTCGAGGAGGCCGACCTCGTCGAGCGCGCCCGGATCATCATGGAGAAGCCCTTCGGCACCGACCTCGAGTCGGCCAAGGAGCTCAACGCGAAGATCCACGAGGTCTTCTCCGAGGAGCAGATCTTTCGGATCGACCACTTCCTCGGCAAGGAGGCGGCGCAGAACATCCTCGCTTTCCGCTTCGCCAACGGACTCTTCGAGCCGATCTGGAACCGCAACTTCATCGACCACGTCCAGATCGACATCCCCGAGACCCTGGGACTCGAGGGTCGCACCGCGTTCTACGAGAGCACCGGTGCCTACCGCGACATGGTCGTGACCCACCTGATGCAGGTGCTCGCGTTCATGGCGATGGAGCCGCCGACCTCACTGGCTCCAGACCCGATCGGCGAGGAGAAGAACAAGGTCTTCCGCTCGATCCAGCCGCTGAAGCCGAAGAACGTCGTCCGAGGTCAATACTCCGGCTACCGCGGCAAGAACGAGGTCGCCGACGACTCCGACACCGAGACCTTCATCGCGATGAAGGTGATCATCGACAACTGGCGCTGGGCGGGCGTGCCGTTCTTCCTCCGCACCGGCAAGAAGCTGGCCGAGGGCGCGCGAATCATCTCGATCGCGTTCAAGGAGCCGCCGCTGACGATGTTCCCGGCCAACTCCGGCGCCGGCACCCAGGGCCCCGACCACCTCACCTTCGACCTGGCCGACCAGTCGAAGATGTCGCTCTCCTTCTACGGCAAGCGCCCCGGCCCGGGGATGAAGCTGGAGAAGCTGTCCATGCAGTTCTCCACGCAGGACACGACCTCCTCGACCGGCGTCCTCGAGGCGTACGAGCGCCTCATCCACGACGCCATGCGCGGGGACCACACCCTCTTCACCACCGCCGAGGGCATCGAGACGCTCTGGGAGATCTCCCAGCCGCTCCTCGAGAACCCGCCGCCGGTGCGGCTCTACGCTCCGGGCTCCTGGGGCCCCAACTCGATCCACCAGCTGATCGCCCCGCACGCCTGGCGTCTCCCCTTCGAGCGCTCCTGGCGCGAGACGAAGAAGCACTAG
- a CDS encoding HAMP domain-containing sensor histidine kinase yields MSSAMTATATSSRYRGSLAGRVTLLTTLAVAGSIAMIAIGLYFVVRIQLQANMDESLLKRANVAAANTASIQDTRTGNAFPTWVLNAGDIQIAEVVDAHNYWSPTYGTFPLPGNPEEAVAKGKAKQAVRTIHTQNGVFRVVSVPIPDSNSALMLAQSLEPQQAMYKRLGLVVLLFGAAGVVAAAFAGWVVAAGGLRPVRRLTASVDRIATTEDLAPLPVEGDDEIARLATSFNRMLSAVSASRDRQRQLVADASHELRTPLTSLRTNVELLTQADASITGEQRAELLGDIRAQIEELTNLIGDLVELARDAPAEPTLETVDLSEVVDRALSRVRLRAPSVTFTEELAPWWVMADASSLERAVTNLLDNAAKWSPESGTVHIGLHDGELTVDDEGPGIAEDDIPYIFDRFYRSTEARSMPGSGLGLAIVRQVAERTGGSVSAARSPHGGARMIMHLPGSPSPRPAEPPTAVLNN; encoded by the coding sequence GTGAGCAGCGCCATGACCGCGACGGCCACCAGCTCGCGCTACCGCGGCTCCCTGGCGGGCCGGGTCACGCTGCTGACGACCCTCGCGGTCGCCGGCTCGATCGCGATGATCGCGATCGGGCTCTACTTCGTCGTACGCATCCAGCTGCAGGCCAACATGGACGAGTCGCTGCTGAAACGGGCCAATGTCGCTGCCGCGAACACCGCGTCCATCCAGGACACGCGGACCGGTAATGCCTTCCCGACCTGGGTGCTGAACGCCGGCGACATCCAGATCGCCGAGGTCGTCGACGCACACAACTACTGGTCGCCGACATATGGCACGTTCCCGTTACCCGGAAACCCTGAAGAGGCGGTAGCGAAGGGCAAGGCGAAGCAGGCGGTCCGGACGATCCACACCCAGAACGGTGTGTTCCGGGTCGTGAGCGTGCCGATCCCGGACAGCAACTCCGCGCTGATGCTGGCGCAGTCGCTGGAGCCGCAACAGGCGATGTACAAGCGGCTGGGGCTCGTCGTGCTCTTGTTCGGCGCCGCCGGCGTCGTCGCAGCGGCGTTCGCAGGCTGGGTCGTGGCGGCGGGCGGGCTGCGTCCGGTCCGACGGCTGACCGCCTCGGTCGACCGGATCGCGACCACCGAGGACCTCGCCCCGCTCCCGGTCGAGGGCGACGACGAGATCGCCCGGTTGGCCACCTCCTTCAACCGGATGCTCTCCGCCGTCTCCGCGTCCCGCGACCGCCAGCGGCAGCTGGTGGCGGACGCCTCGCACGAGCTGCGTACGCCGCTGACCTCGCTCCGCACCAACGTCGAGCTCCTCACCCAGGCGGATGCCTCGATCACGGGCGAGCAGCGGGCGGAGCTGCTCGGTGACATCCGCGCTCAGATCGAGGAGCTCACCAACCTGATCGGCGACCTAGTCGAGCTCGCCCGCGACGCGCCCGCCGAGCCGACGCTCGAGACGGTCGACCTCTCCGAGGTGGTGGACCGGGCACTCTCCCGCGTACGTCTGCGCGCGCCATCGGTCACGTTCACCGAGGAGCTGGCGCCGTGGTGGGTCATGGCCGATGCCAGCTCGCTGGAGCGGGCGGTCACCAACCTCCTCGACAACGCCGCCAAGTGGTCGCCGGAGTCGGGGACCGTACACATCGGCCTGCACGACGGCGAGCTCACCGTCGACGACGAGGGCCCCGGCATCGCCGAGGACGACATCCCCTACATCTTCGACCGGTTCTACCGCTCGACGGAGGCCCGCTCGATGCCCGGGTCCGGACTCGGGCTCGCTATCGTCCGGCAGGTCGCCGAGCGTACCGGCGGGTCGGTCTCGGCCGCCCGCTCGCCGCACGGCGGCGCACGGATGATCATGCACCTGCCCGGCTCGCCATCACCGCGGCCGGCCGAACCGCCCACAGCGGTGCTGAACAATTGA
- a CDS encoding response regulator transcription factor, protein MNSPATPRDGSSDGPGDKPHVLVVDDDKAVRESLRRSLEFNGYVVALAGDGAEALAGIANHGPDVVVMDVMMPRLDGIEATKALRAAGNDVPILVLTARDAVGDRVDGLDAGADDYLTKPFALEELLARLRALLRRAAPIGEDDEETLHFADLSMNTTTREVTRGERSIELTRTEFTLLEMFLRRPRRVLDRSFILEEVWGYDFPTTANSLEVYVGYLRRKTEAEGEARLIHTVRGIGYVLKEP, encoded by the coding sequence GTGAACAGCCCTGCCACCCCCCGTGATGGGTCCAGCGACGGCCCGGGCGACAAGCCGCACGTGCTGGTCGTCGACGACGACAAGGCCGTGCGTGAGTCGCTGCGCCGGTCGCTGGAGTTCAACGGCTACGTGGTCGCCCTGGCCGGCGACGGCGCCGAGGCGCTGGCCGGCATCGCCAACCACGGGCCCGACGTGGTCGTGATGGACGTGATGATGCCTCGGCTCGACGGCATCGAGGCCACCAAGGCGCTGCGGGCAGCCGGCAACGACGTACCGATCCTGGTGCTGACCGCCCGCGACGCCGTCGGCGACAGGGTCGACGGCCTGGACGCCGGTGCCGACGACTACCTCACGAAGCCGTTCGCGCTCGAGGAGCTGCTGGCTCGGCTGCGAGCGCTGCTGCGCCGCGCGGCCCCGATCGGCGAGGACGACGAGGAGACGCTCCACTTCGCCGACCTGTCCATGAACACCACCACCCGCGAGGTGACCCGGGGCGAGCGGTCCATCGAGCTCACCCGCACCGAGTTCACGCTCCTGGAGATGTTCCTGCGCCGGCCCCGCCGCGTACTCGACCGGTCCTTCATCCTCGAAGAGGTGTGGGGCTACGACTTCCCGACCACGGCCAACTCGCTGGAGGTCTACGTCGGCTATCTGCGCCGCAAGACCGAGGCCGAGGGCGAGGCGCGGCTGATCCACACCGTACGCGGCATCGGCTATGTCCTGAAGGAGCCGTGA
- a CDS encoding ABC transporter permease — MTEFQQPVLKSGFFRESMVVFNRQLRMNLRNPAWVLIGVMQPILYLLLFGPLLEPLIEELGGNAYNWFVPGMLVQLGIFGAMFAGFSLIGEWREGVIEAERVTPASRGALLFGRLYRDLLQILVQAIILVALGLLMGMDFKPVGILVGIAITVMIGGAGAAASNAFALLVKSEDVMAPVTNMLLMPILLLSGIFLPMSFGAQWLQTLADVIPTKHIVDAVRASFFGDLGVADIGWGVGWTAVLFVLAVWWGISTFRKENA, encoded by the coding sequence ATGACAGAGTTTCAGCAACCTGTCCTCAAGTCCGGGTTCTTCCGTGAGTCGATGGTCGTCTTCAACCGTCAGCTGCGGATGAACCTCCGCAACCCGGCCTGGGTGCTCATCGGAGTGATGCAGCCGATCCTCTACCTGCTGCTCTTCGGTCCGCTGCTCGAGCCGCTGATCGAGGAGCTCGGTGGCAACGCCTACAACTGGTTCGTCCCCGGCATGCTCGTCCAGCTCGGCATCTTCGGCGCGATGTTCGCCGGCTTCTCGCTCATCGGCGAGTGGCGCGAGGGCGTCATCGAGGCCGAGCGGGTCACCCCGGCGTCGCGCGGCGCGCTGCTGTTCGGTCGCCTCTACCGCGACCTGCTGCAGATCCTGGTGCAGGCGATCATCCTGGTCGCACTCGGCCTGCTGATGGGCATGGACTTCAAGCCAGTCGGGATCCTCGTCGGGATCGCGATCACCGTGATGATCGGTGGGGCGGGAGCCGCTGCCTCCAACGCGTTCGCACTGCTCGTGAAGAGCGAGGACGTGATGGCGCCGGTGACCAACATGCTGCTGATGCCGATCCTGCTGCTGTCCGGCATCTTCCTGCCGATGAGCTTCGGTGCCCAGTGGCTCCAGACGCTGGCCGACGTCATCCCGACCAAGCACATCGTCGACGCGGTGCGAGCCTCGTTCTTCGGTGACCTCGGGGTCGCCGACATCGGTTGGGGCGTGGGCTGGACGGCCGTCCTGTTCGTGCTCGCGGTCTGGTGGGGCATCTCCACGTTCCGCAAGGAGAACGCCTGA
- a CDS encoding ATP-binding cassette domain-containing protein — protein sequence MIHARGLRHTFASGHGKQKKEVVAVDGVDLDVEEGEVVGFLGPNGAGKTTTLRILTTLLKPTAGTATVAGFDVATQSVDVRRSIGYCSQVGSTFSGAYAGDEVVDHGMLYGMSKKDAVAHGQALFERLQLDGLWRRKPRNMSGGQKRRLDIAMALIHAPKLVFLDEPTTGLDPQARANLWDHIASLRTDHGATVFLTTHYLDEADTLADRLVVIDQGRIVANDTPENLKAAISGDLVSLEVSGDEQVAIARDKLASISESVEVDDRFVSGRVPRAGKAVPGLLRDLESSGISLESIEVARPTLDDVFLTLTGRSLRDAEAGTPEADEAAEIQEVK from the coding sequence ATGATTCACGCACGCGGCCTGAGGCACACCTTCGCCTCAGGCCATGGCAAGCAGAAGAAAGAAGTCGTCGCGGTCGACGGAGTCGACCTGGACGTCGAAGAGGGTGAGGTGGTCGGCTTCCTGGGCCCGAACGGCGCAGGCAAGACAACCACGCTTCGCATCCTCACCACCCTCCTCAAACCCACAGCCGGCACGGCCACCGTGGCCGGCTTCGACGTGGCCACGCAGTCCGTCGACGTCCGCAGGAGCATCGGCTACTGCTCCCAGGTGGGATCGACCTTCTCGGGGGCCTACGCCGGCGACGAGGTCGTCGACCACGGCATGCTCTACGGAATGTCCAAGAAGGACGCCGTCGCCCACGGGCAGGCGCTCTTCGAGAGGCTCCAGCTCGACGGGCTGTGGCGCCGCAAGCCGCGCAACATGTCCGGTGGCCAGAAGCGCCGCCTCGACATCGCGATGGCGCTGATCCACGCCCCGAAGCTGGTCTTCCTCGACGAGCCCACCACCGGGCTCGACCCGCAGGCGCGGGCCAACCTGTGGGACCACATCGCCTCGCTGCGTACGGACCACGGGGCGACGGTCTTCCTGACCACCCACTACCTCGACGAGGCCGACACGCTGGCTGACCGGCTCGTGGTCATCGACCAGGGCCGCATCGTCGCCAACGACACCCCGGAGAACCTCAAGGCCGCCATCTCCGGTGACCTGGTCTCCCTGGAGGTCTCTGGAGACGAGCAGGTGGCGATCGCGCGCGACAAGCTCGCTTCGATCTCGGAGAGCGTCGAGGTCGACGATCGATTCGTCAGCGGCCGGGTGCCGCGGGCCGGTAAGGCCGTCCCCGGGCTGCTCCGCGACCTGGAGTCCAGCGGAATCTCGCTGGAGTCGATCGAGGTCGCCCGCCCCACCCTGGACGACGTCTTCCTGACGCTGACCGGCCGCTCGCTGCGCGACGCCGAGGCAGGCACACCCGAGGCCGACGAGGCCGCCGAGATCCAGGAGGTCAAGTGA
- a CDS encoding PadR family transcriptional regulator produces the protein MAGDDTRMLLLGAVALFEPVNGYQIRRELMSWQVDQWANINPGSIYHALTSLTEKGHLTRHDLVDNGRPVAVYEISAGGRAELERLVSSSLESVDVYNGVSFYAAFSLVPLLERPAVIQNLSLRLKTLERTIKELDAAVLANPHMAPPHTVAALRLQLDKLRSERVWLVELLDDVRSGKLFFAGDAPDWAPADDDPGWQMDADRKRYREMLRG, from the coding sequence ATGGCCGGAGACGACACACGCATGCTGCTGCTCGGGGCAGTGGCGCTCTTCGAACCCGTCAACGGCTATCAGATCCGGCGCGAGCTGATGTCGTGGCAGGTCGACCAATGGGCCAACATCAACCCGGGCTCGATCTACCACGCACTGACCTCGCTCACCGAGAAGGGCCATCTGACCAGGCACGATCTGGTCGACAACGGGCGTCCGGTCGCGGTCTACGAGATCAGCGCCGGTGGCCGGGCAGAGCTGGAGCGCCTGGTCAGCAGCTCACTGGAGAGCGTCGACGTCTACAACGGCGTCTCCTTCTACGCGGCGTTCTCGCTGGTGCCGCTGCTGGAGCGGCCGGCCGTGATCCAGAATCTGAGCCTCCGGCTGAAGACTCTGGAGCGCACGATCAAGGAGCTCGACGCCGCGGTCCTGGCGAATCCCCACATGGCGCCGCCGCACACGGTCGCCGCGCTGCGCCTCCAGCTCGACAAGCTCCGCTCGGAGCGAGTGTGGCTGGTGGAGCTCCTGGACGACGTACGCAGCGGCAAGCTCTTCTTCGCCGGCGACGCGCCCGACTGGGCACCTGCCGACGACGACCCGGGCTGGCAGATGGACGCCGACCGGAAGCGCTACCGGGAGATGCTGCGCGGCTGA
- a CDS encoding VOC family protein → MRTTIALPTRDRARSHVFLRDGLGLDTPGEPAEDGVPEPLRATLSDSCEVMMIPTGGFKWVTGQLGDEQMDAATLPAPESPKQCLVTIELGSRDEVEARYAAAMALGRGMIEPESAPWGEYRAVVADPDGHLWQLTAH, encoded by the coding sequence ATGCGCACGACGATCGCACTGCCGACCCGGGACCGCGCCCGGTCCCATGTCTTCCTCCGGGACGGCCTCGGCCTCGACACACCGGGCGAGCCGGCCGAGGACGGGGTCCCCGAGCCGCTGCGTGCGACCCTGTCGGACTCCTGCGAGGTGATGATGATCCCGACCGGCGGGTTCAAGTGGGTCACCGGTCAGCTCGGGGACGAGCAGATGGATGCGGCGACCCTGCCCGCACCGGAGAGCCCGAAGCAGTGCCTGGTCACCATCGAGCTCGGCTCGCGCGACGAGGTCGAGGCGCGCTACGCGGCCGCCATGGCTCTCGGCCGCGGCATGATCGAGCCGGAGTCGGCGCCGTGGGGTGAATACCGCGCGGTCGTCGCAGACCCCGACGGACACCTGTGGCAGCTGACGGCTCACTGA